A window of the Gossypium hirsutum isolate 1008001.06 chromosome A05, Gossypium_hirsutum_v2.1, whole genome shotgun sequence genome harbors these coding sequences:
- the LOC107958551 gene encoding heavy metal-associated isoprenylated plant protein 3, with product MGEKKSGNKKGGDGDKKEKGSLTVVFKVDCLCEGCASKILKCVREFEGVETVKTESNSNKVTVTGAVDPTAIKENIVKKSKKKVDVIAPQPKKDDNKEDKKEKKPEKDKNQPSDNSKQEKKPKEAPLTTADLKVQLKCQCQGCILKIRKIVSETKGVQELKVDTQKELVTVKGTMDVKALAEVLKDKLKKNVEIVLPKKEKDGNKESGDNGAGSGTAGGGGGVGGGGKKKNKGGNTGGDGGNEVNAVPSGGGGAKVEGNRMEFMVQPEYGYGYMPGYPGYMPSYPGYGYPGYGYGYGHPHPHGHGHCYPAYVPNYPVFVHPPHQMFNDENPNACAIL from the exons ATGGGAGAG AAAAAGAGTGGTAACAAGAAAGGAGGAGATGGAGATAAGAAGGAAAAGGGTTCCTTAACTGTTGTTTTCAAAGTTGACTGTCTTTGTGAGGGTTGTGCTTCCAAAATCCTCAAATGTGTTCGTGAATTTGAAG GGGTGGAGACAGTGAAAACAGAGAGCAACTCAAACAAAGTGACAGTGACAGGAGCTGTGGATCCAACAGCCATTAAAGAGAACATCGTGAAGAAGTCTAAGAAGAAGGTTGACGTCATTGCTCCTCAGCCTAAGAAAGATGATAACAAAGAagacaaaaaagagaaaaaacctGAGAAAGACAAAAACCAGCCTTCTGATAATAGTAAACAAGAGAAAAAACCCAAAGAG GCTCCGTTAACGACGGCGGATTTGAAGGTGCAACTGAAATGCCAGTGCCAGGGATGCATTCTAAAGATTCGCAAAATTGTCTCTGAAACCAAAG GGGTCCAGGAGTTGAAAGTAGACACGCAGAAGGAGCTGGTCACGGTTAAGGGGACTATGGATGTTAAGGCCTTGGCCGAGGTTTTGAAAGACAAACTCAAGAAGAATGTTGAGATTGTGCTACCTAAGAAAGAGAAAGATGGCAACAAGGAGAGTGGCGACAATGGTGCTGGTAGTGGAACtgctggtggtggtggtggtgtggGTGGTGGCGGGAAGAAGAAGAACAAAGGTGGCAATACTGGTGGAGATGGTGGAAATGAGGTTAATGCTGTTCCTTCTGGCGGCGGCGGTGCTAAGGTGGAAGGCAACAGGATGGAGTTTATGGTTCAACCTGAATATGGATATGGATACATGCCAGGTTACCCTGGCTACATGCCAAGTTATCCTGGTTATGGATATCCGGGTTATGGGTACGGATATGGGCACCCACACCCGCATGGACATGGGCATTGTTACCCGGCCTATGTTCCGAACTATCCAGTGTTTGTTCACCCACCTCACCAGATGTTTAATGATGAGAATCCTAATGCTTGTGCCATTTTGTGA
- the LOC107958555 gene encoding uncharacterized protein, with amino-acid sequence MELSLQTLTFTSYCRTLGDSWPKVQSALDHRAFSLITAKPKEHRRKLATPSLALPETAASVAIAATVVGAAATFLVRRTKASDATEVPLRTCEDCEGSGICSECRGEGFVLKKMSEESAERARLTAKNMATRYTAGLPKKWSYCTKCSSTRSCTTCGGSGKLS; translated from the exons ATGGAGCTCTCGCTTCAGACTTTAACCTTTACATCCTACTGCAGGA CACTAGGAGATTCGTGGCCAAAAGTCCAGAGTGCACTAGATCATAGAGCCTTTTCCTTGATTACTGCAAAACCAAAAGAACATAGACGAAAATTAGCCACGCCATCTTTGGCACTGCCGGAAACGGCTGCTTCAGTTGCAATTGCTGCAACAGTTGTGGGAGCGGCAGCAACATTTCTTGTTAGGAGAACTAAAGCTTCTGATGCAACTGAG GTTCCTTTGAGAACGTGTGAAGATTGTGAGGGTTCTGGGATATGTTCAGAATGTAGAGGTGAAGGATTTGTGTTGAAAAAAATGTCAGAAGAAAGTGCGGAAAGGGCAAGACTGACTGCAAAGAATATGGCCACTCGATACACAGCTGg ACTTCCCAAGAAATGGAGCTACTGCACAAAATGTTCTTCTACACGATCTTGTACTACTTGTGGAGGGAGTGGAAAGTTAAGCTAG
- the LOC107958552 gene encoding ABC transporter G family member 3 yields the protein MDEIQSQSDHYRSSSSSASSPASRVPAFNFFYLRKPGSLGQPISFEDSPEWEDTDADVRVEEGGGDSINAATTSVSPSLSKLNSGSLPSPRLPEGAAVARKIAGASVAWKDLTVTIGGKRKYSDNVVKGSNGYALPGTMTVIMGPAKSGKSTLLRAIAGRLPPAAKMYGEIFVNGAKMHMPYGSYGLVDLETTLIGSLTVREYLYYSAVLQLPGFFSQKKSVVEEAIHAMSLGDFANKLIGGHCFMKGLPSGERRRVAIARELVMRPHILFIDEPLYHLDSVSALLMMVTLKKLTSTGCTLIFTLNQSSTEVFGLFDRICLLSNGNTLFFGETLACLQHFSNAGFPCPIMQSPSDHFLRAINTDFDRIIAMCKNWQDDNGDFSAVNMDTAVAICTLEATYKSSADAAAVETMIMRLTEKEGPLLKSKGNASNATRIAVLTWRSLLIMSREFKYYWLRLILYMLLTLCIGTIFSGLGHSLSSVVTRVAAIFVFVSFTSLLSIAGVPVLMKEIKIYASEESNQHSGALAFLFGQLLSSIPFLFLISISSSLVFYFLIGLRDEFSLLMYFVLNFFMCLLVNEGLMLAVVSLWKNIFQSVLTLVTIHAVLMLAAGYFRIRSELPRPVWTHPLSYIAFHTYSIQGLLENEYLGVNFAIGQVRSISGFQALHSAYDISPRSNAKWENVLVLFLMAVGYRILVFVLLHFYARKNVSLHRLFRGKHNSTA from the exons ATGGATGAAATACAGTCTCAATCAGACCATTATAGGTCTTCATCTTCTTCAGCCAGTAGTCCTGCAAGTAGGGTGCCTgcatttaattttttctatttacgGAAACCTGGTTCTCTCGGACAACCTATCTCATTTGAGGATTCACCTGAGTGGGAGGATACTGATGCTGATGTGAGAGTGGAGGAAGGAGGTGGTGACTCCATCAATGCTGCAACCACATCAGTGTCGCCATCTCTCTCAAAGCTCAATAGTGGGTCCTTGCCTTCACCACGCCTGCCTGAGGGTGCAGCTGTTGCAAGAAAAATTGCTGGTGCATCGGTTGCATGGAAAGACTTGACTGTTACTATAGGGGGGAAAAGGAAATATTCTGATAATGTTGTGAAGGGTTCAAATGGTTATGCATTACCTGGTACAATGACTGTAATCATGGGTCCTGCAAAATCTGGGAAGTCCACACTCCTGAGGGCTATTGCAG GAAGATTACCTCCTGCAGCTAAAATGTATGGCGAAATATTCGTGAATGGGGCGAAAATGCACATGCCTTATGGTTCATAT GGACTTGTTGACTTGGAAACCACTCTAATTGGTTCACTCACAGTCCGGGAGTATCTATACTACTCTGCTGTGCTCCAACTTCCCGGATTTTTCAGTCAGAAAAAGAGTGTTGTAGAGGAAGCCATCCATGCCATGTCATTGGGTGACTTTGCGAACAAACTGATTGGTGGTCATTGTTTTATGAAAGGACTTCCTAGTGGTGAAAGAAGGCGTGTTGCTATTGCTCGGGAGCTTGTGATGAGGCCACATATCTTATTTATAGATGAGCCTCTTTATCATCTTGATAG TGTCTCTGCCCTGTTGATGATGGTAACACTGAAGAAACTTACAAGCACAGGATGTACTCTCATTTTCACGCTTAATCAGAGCAGTACAGAAGTTTTTGGTCTCTTTGATCGTATCTGTCTGCTTTCAAATGGAAACACCTTGTTTTTTGGGGAAACATTAGCTTGCTTGCAg CACTTCTCAAATGCTGGATTCCCTTGCCCAATAATGCAAAGTCCTTCTGATCACTTTCTCCGCGCCATAAATACAGATTTTGACAGGATCATTGCGATGTGCAAAAATTGGCAG GATGATAATGGAGACTTCTCAGCTGTGAACATGGATACTGCCGTTGCAATATGTACTCTTGAGGCAACATATAAATCATCAGCTGATGCTGCTGCAGTTGAAACTATGATAATGAGACTCACTGAGAAG GAAGGGCCACTTCTCAAGAGCAAGGGCAATGCTAGCAATGCCACACGAATTGCAGTATTGACTTGGAGATCATTGTTAATCATGTCAAGGGAATTCAAATACTACTGGCTTCGTCTAATTCTTTATATGCTTCTTACATTGTGTATTGGAACTATATTTTCCGGCTTGGGCCATTCTTTGTCCTCAGTTGTG ACAAGAGTTGCTGCTATTTTTGTATTTGTATCATTTACTTCACTTTTAAGCATTGCTGGAGTACCTGTGCTAATGAAAGAAATCAAG ATATATGCAAGTGAGGAATCAAACCAACATTCAGGAGCTTTAGCCTTTCTGTTTGGGCAACTACTCTCAAGCATTCCCTTCCTATTCCTCATCTCAATATCATCAAGTCTTGTCTTCTATTTCTTAATAGGACTACGAGATGAATTCAGCTTGTTGATGTACTTTGTGCTGAATTTCTTCATGTGCCTCTTAGTAAATGAAGGATTGATGCTGGCTGTTGTTTCTTTGTGGAAAAATATTTTCCAGAGTGTCTTAACACTTGTAACCATACAT GCGGTACTGATGCTCGCAGCGGGCTATTTCAGAATCCGAAGCGAGTTGCCCAGACCTGTGTGGACGCATCCATTATCATACATTGCTTTTCACACTTACTCCATCCAG GGACTTTTGGAGAACGAGTATCTAGGAGTGAATTTTGCCATTGGGCAAGTAAGGAGCATATCGGGTTTTCAGGCGCTGCATAGTGCTTATGATATTTCTCCTAGAAGTAACGCCAAGTGGGAGAATGTACTGGTATTGTTTCTCATGGCAGTCGGATATAGAATCCTTGTGTTTGTTTTGCTACATTTTTATGCAAGGAAAAATGTATCCCTACATAGACTTTTCCGGGGCAAACATAATTCAACAGCCTGA